From Cellulomonas dongxiuzhuiae, the proteins below share one genomic window:
- a CDS encoding PadR family transcriptional regulator: MRGRADVLEPAILGLLAESPMHGYELRKRLNLVLGSFRALSYGSLYPCLKGLADRSWIVGVDAPGDRTVASKRARIVYQLTAEGKEHLQQVLSSSGPASWEDENFDVRFAFFAQTDAETRMRILEGRRTRLTERLETVRQSFARTRERMDEYTLELQRHGLEQVEREVRWLDDLIDNERGTRRARPEGDGRPAVAAQDAEGNAEARNEKERG, translated from the coding sequence ATGCGCGGTCGGGCTGACGTGCTCGAGCCGGCGATCCTCGGCCTGCTCGCCGAGTCGCCCATGCACGGCTACGAGCTGCGCAAGCGCCTCAACCTGGTGCTCGGCTCGTTCCGCGCCCTGTCGTACGGCTCGCTGTACCCGTGCCTCAAGGGGCTCGCGGACCGCAGCTGGATCGTCGGCGTCGACGCGCCGGGCGACCGCACCGTGGCCAGCAAGCGTGCGCGCATCGTCTACCAGCTGACCGCCGAGGGCAAGGAGCACCTGCAGCAGGTGCTGTCGTCCTCGGGCCCGGCCTCCTGGGAGGACGAGAACTTCGACGTGCGCTTCGCGTTCTTCGCGCAGACCGATGCCGAGACGCGGATGCGGATCCTCGAGGGCCGGCGCACCCGGCTCACCGAGCGCCTGGAGACCGTCCGCCAGTCGTTCGCCCGGACCCGCGAGCGCATGGACGAGTACACGCTCGAGCTCCAGCGCCACGGCCTGGAGCAGGTGGAGCGCGAGGTCCGCTGGCTGGACGACCTCATCGACAACGAGCGCGGCACGCGTCGCGCTCGGCCCGAGGGTGACGGCCGACCGGCCGTCGCTGCACAAGACGCCGAGGGAAACGCCGAGGCGCGAAACGAGAAGGAGCGAGGATGA
- a CDS encoding sigma-70 family RNA polymerase sigma factor produces MARPWERLLEQLVHERYGTLVGWATLVCGSREDAQDLLQDALVATFSSRARFTTLPEAEQYVRRAVATRSIDAARRRGRERVAIGTVAGYAAAPAPGVEGHHLPADVVRALAGLTQRERACVVLRHLEDLSVRETAGLLGISEGAVKRYTSDGVAQLDAVLGGVTVESHDAMTVEPLRRAGAPTEVTER; encoded by the coding sequence GGAGAGGCTGCTCGAGCAGCTCGTGCACGAGAGGTACGGGACGCTCGTCGGCTGGGCGACCCTCGTGTGCGGGTCGCGCGAGGACGCGCAGGACCTGCTGCAGGACGCGCTCGTGGCGACGTTCTCCAGCCGGGCGCGGTTCACGACGCTGCCGGAGGCCGAGCAGTACGTGAGGCGGGCGGTCGCCACGCGCAGCATCGACGCGGCACGTCGAAGGGGGCGCGAGCGGGTGGCCATCGGGACGGTCGCCGGGTACGCCGCCGCGCCGGCACCCGGTGTCGAGGGTCACCACCTGCCGGCCGACGTCGTGCGGGCGCTCGCGGGCCTGACGCAGCGGGAGCGTGCGTGCGTCGTCCTGCGGCACCTGGAGGACCTGAGCGTCCGGGAGACGGCCGGGCTGCTCGGCATCAGCGAGGGCGCCGTCAAGCGGTACACGTCGGACGGGGTCGCGCAGCTCGACGCCGTCCTGGGCGGGGTCACCGTGGAGAGCCACGACGCCATGACCGTCGAGCCCCTGCGCAGGGCCGGCGCGCCGACGGAGGTGACGGAGCGATGA
- a CDS encoding NUDIX hydrolase, producing the protein MAEPPLLLRSDPDPSWLPAGSRADVMLGEPPADEPTGLVRLMVLRGNEFFCMMREPDGRLDIPTRHVAEGEDPHDTAHALASVVLGPDAEVRPWGYVRNFVPTPSNDYPWPSPVACFTVWRPMSGAPVVPGLWCARIELGTRHWWPLAEQAARGPHPDKSGSQSCTNKVVADFQSRRDLDNSGIGNYICISTNRE; encoded by the coding sequence ATGGCCGAGCCTCCCCTGCTGCTCCGATCCGATCCGGACCCGAGCTGGCTCCCGGCCGGAAGCCGCGCCGACGTGATGCTCGGTGAACCGCCTGCCGACGAGCCGACAGGTCTGGTTCGCCTCATGGTCCTTCGCGGTAACGAGTTCTTCTGCATGATGCGGGAACCTGACGGGCGGCTCGATATCCCCACGCGCCACGTCGCCGAAGGCGAAGATCCTCACGACACAGCCCACGCGCTCGCCTCAGTCGTGCTCGGCCCAGATGCCGAAGTTCGCCCGTGGGGCTATGTCCGCAACTTCGTCCCCACCCCATCAAACGACTATCCCTGGCCATCGCCGGTGGCATGCTTCACCGTCTGGCGTCCGATGTCGGGCGCGCCCGTCGTGCCGGGGCTGTGGTGCGCGCGGATCGAGCTCGGCACGCGGCACTGGTGGCCGCTGGCGGAGCAGGCGGCCCGCGGACCACACCCGGACAAGTCGGGTAGTCAGAGCTGCACTAATAAAGTGGTCGCGGATTTTCAAAGCAGGAGGGATCTCGACAACAGCGGCATCGGGAACTACATCTGCATATCCACGAACCGCGAGTAG
- a CDS encoding single-stranded DNA-binding protein: MAGETTITVIGNLTGDPELRFTPSGAAVANFTVASTPRTFDRQSNEWKDGETLFLRCSIWREAAESVAESLTKGTRVIVQGRLSQRSYETREGEKRTVYELQVDEVGPSLRYATAKVTRTQRSGGGNFGGGGGGGNSGGGGFGGGGSSSGGGGQTDDPWATPAGGGSGGGYSDEPPF, encoded by the coding sequence ATGGCCGGCGAGACCACCATCACGGTGATCGGGAACCTGACCGGGGACCCGGAGCTGCGCTTCACCCCGTCGGGCGCCGCGGTCGCGAACTTCACCGTCGCGTCCACGCCCCGCACGTTCGACCGCCAGTCCAACGAGTGGAAGGACGGGGAGACCCTGTTCCTGCGCTGCTCGATCTGGCGTGAGGCGGCCGAGTCCGTCGCCGAGTCCCTCACCAAGGGCACCCGCGTCATCGTGCAGGGCCGGCTCTCGCAGCGGTCCTACGAGACCCGCGAGGGCGAGAAGCGCACCGTGTACGAGCTGCAGGTCGACGAGGTCGGCCCGTCGCTGCGGTACGCGACCGCCAAGGTCACGCGGACCCAGCGCTCCGGCGGTGGCAACTTCGGTGGCGGCGGTGGCGGCGGCAACTCCGGCGGTGGCGGCTTCGGCGGCGGCGGTTCGTCGTCCGGTGGCGGCGGCCAGACCGACGACCCGTGGGCCACGCCCGCGGGTGGTGGGTCCGGCGGCGGCTACTCCGACGAGCCCCCGTTCTGA
- a CDS encoding inositol-3-phosphate synthase: MTSIRVAIVGVGNCAASLVQGVHYYRDADPTAKVPGLMHVQFGDYHVRDIEFVAAFDVDAKKVGFDLSEAIFNSENNTIKISDVPPLGVTVQRGHTLDGIGKYYAETIEESDAEPVDVVQTLKDQQVDVLVCYLPVGSEAAAKFYAQCAIDANVAFVNALPVFIASDPEWAAKFEAAGVPIVGDDIKSQVGATITHRVLARLFEDRGVILDRTYQLNVGGNMDFKNMLERERLESKKISKTQAVTSNLTDGPLAGKKDDRNVHIGPSDYVAWLDDRKWAYVRLEGRAFGEVPLSLEYKLEVWDSPNSAGIIIDALRAAKIAKDRGIGGPLLSASTYFMKSPPVQTEDNLGRQQVEAFIRGELER; this comes from the coding sequence ATGACCTCCATCCGCGTCGCCATCGTCGGCGTCGGCAACTGCGCCGCATCGCTGGTCCAGGGCGTGCACTACTACCGTGACGCCGACCCGACGGCCAAGGTCCCGGGTCTCATGCACGTGCAGTTCGGCGACTACCACGTCCGCGACATCGAGTTCGTCGCCGCGTTCGACGTGGACGCCAAGAAGGTCGGCTTCGACCTGTCCGAGGCGATCTTCAACTCGGAGAACAACACCATCAAGATCTCCGACGTCCCGCCGCTGGGCGTGACCGTGCAGCGTGGCCACACGCTCGACGGCATCGGCAAGTACTACGCCGAGACGATCGAGGAGTCGGACGCCGAGCCGGTCGACGTCGTGCAGACGCTCAAGGACCAGCAGGTCGACGTCCTCGTCTGCTACCTGCCCGTCGGCTCCGAGGCCGCCGCGAAGTTCTACGCGCAGTGCGCGATCGACGCGAACGTCGCCTTCGTCAACGCCCTGCCCGTGTTCATCGCGTCCGACCCGGAGTGGGCCGCGAAGTTCGAGGCCGCCGGTGTCCCGATCGTCGGCGACGACATCAAGTCGCAGGTCGGCGCGACCATCACGCACCGCGTGCTCGCCCGTCTGTTCGAGGACCGCGGCGTCATCCTGGACCGCACGTACCAGCTGAACGTCGGCGGCAACATGGACTTCAAGAACATGCTCGAGCGCGAGCGCCTGGAGTCCAAGAAGATCTCGAAGACGCAGGCCGTCACGTCGAACCTCACCGACGGCCCGCTGGCCGGCAAGAAGGACGACCGCAACGTCCACATCGGCCCGTCGGACTACGTCGCGTGGCTCGACGACCGCAAGTGGGCGTACGTGCGCCTCGAGGGTCGCGCGTTCGGCGAGGTGCCCCTGAGCCTGGAGTACAAGCTCGAGGTCTGGGACTCCCCGAACTCGGCCGGCATCATCATCGACGCGCTGCGCGCGGCGAAGATCGCCAAGGACCGCGGCATCGGCGGCCCCCTGCTCTCGGCGTCGACGTACTTCATGAAGTCCCCGCCCGTGCAGACCGAGGACAACCTCGGCCGCCAGCAGGTCGAGGCCTTCATCCGCGGCGAGCTGGAGCGCTGA
- the rplI gene encoding 50S ribosomal protein L9 yields MAKIILTHEVTGLGAPGDIVEVKDGYARNYLIPRSLATPWTKGAEKDVSAIRRARKAREIATLDDAKAVRDSLQANPVTVSAKSGESGRLFGAVTTAEIAAAIKAAGAPAVDKRKIEVAQAIKSTGEYTVQVRLHPEVSAKVTVKVVSV; encoded by the coding sequence ATGGCGAAGATCATCCTGACCCACGAGGTCACCGGTCTCGGTGCCCCTGGCGACATCGTCGAGGTGAAGGACGGGTACGCCCGTAACTACCTCATCCCGCGCAGCCTGGCCACGCCGTGGACCAAGGGTGCCGAGAAGGACGTCTCCGCGATCCGTCGTGCCCGCAAGGCGCGCGAGATCGCCACGCTCGACGACGCGAAGGCCGTGCGGGACTCCCTGCAGGCCAACCCCGTCACCGTCTCGGCCAAGTCCGGCGAGTCGGGCCGGCTGTTCGGTGCCGTCACCACGGCCGAGATCGCTGCCGCGATCAAGGCCGCCGGTGCCCCGGCCGTCGACAAGCGCAAGATCGAGGTCGCCCAGGCGATCAAGTCGACCGGCGAGTACACGGTGCAGGTCCGCCTGCACCCGGAGGTCTCGGCGAAGGTGACCGTCAAGGTCGTCTCCGTCTGA
- the rpsR gene encoding 30S ribosomal protein S18: protein MAKPVVRKPKKKQNPLKAAKIDTVDYKDTALLRKFISDRGKIRARRVTGVSVQEQRQIARAVKNAREMALLPYSSSAR from the coding sequence ATGGCCAAGCCCGTCGTCCGCAAGCCCAAGAAGAAGCAGAACCCCCTCAAGGCCGCCAAGATCGACACGGTCGACTACAAGGACACGGCTCTGCTCCGCAAGTTCATCTCCGACCGCGGGAAGATCCGCGCGCGTCGCGTGACCGGTGTCTCCGTGCAGGAGCAGCGCCAGATCGCCCGTGCAGTCAAGAACGCACGCGAGATGGCACTCCTGCCGTACTCGTCGTCGGCTCGCTGA
- the rpsF gene encoding 30S ribosomal protein S6: protein MSLRQYEIMIILDPEIEERTVAPSLDKYLTVVKTDGGTVDKVDVWGRRRLAYDIQKKAEGIYAVVDFTASPATAKELDRQLGLNEVVLRTKVLRREA from the coding sequence ATGAGCCTGCGTCAGTACGAGATCATGATCATCCTCGACCCCGAGATCGAGGAGCGCACCGTTGCTCCGTCGCTCGACAAGTACCTGACGGTCGTCAAGACCGACGGTGGCACTGTCGACAAGGTGGACGTGTGGGGCCGTCGTCGCCTCGCGTACGACATCCAGAAGAAGGCCGAGGGCATCTACGCCGTCGTCGACTTCACCGCGTCGCCCGCCACGGCCAAGGAGCTGGACCGTCAGCTCGGCCTCAACGAGGTCGTCCTGCGCACGAAGGTCCTGCGCCGCGAGGCCTGA
- the dnaB gene encoding replicative DNA helicase, whose protein sequence is MTIEDLEYGAPPDSGRSSGGGFDRTPPQDLEAERSVLGGMMISKDAIADVIEQIKGTDFYRPAHEAIYDSILDLYGRGEPADAITVADELTKRGEMGRIGGAAYLHTLIAGVPTAANAGFYARIVRERAILRKLVEAGTRIVQLGYATDGGDVDELVNNAQAEVYAVTERRASEDYLPLSEVIGGTVDEIEAAGHRGEGMVGVPTGFSDLDRLTNGLHPGQMIVLAARPAIGKSTLGIDIVRSSAIKHNMAAVVFSLEMSRNEITMRLLAAEARVHLQKLRTGAMGEDDWAKIAATMGRISEAPLFIDDSPNMSLMEIRAKCRRLKQRHDLKLVVIDYLQLMTSGKRVESRQQEVSEFSRALKLLAKEIEVPVIAISQLNRGPEQRTDKKPQMSDLRESGSIEQDADMVILLHREDAYEKESPRAGEADLIVAKHRNGPTDTITVAFQGHYSRFVDMQM, encoded by the coding sequence GTGACCATCGAGGACCTCGAGTACGGCGCGCCGCCGGACAGCGGGCGCAGCAGCGGCGGTGGTTTCGACCGCACCCCGCCGCAGGACCTCGAGGCCGAGCGGTCCGTGCTCGGCGGCATGATGATCAGCAAGGACGCTATCGCCGACGTCATCGAGCAGATCAAGGGCACCGACTTCTACCGCCCCGCGCACGAGGCGATCTACGACTCGATCCTCGACCTGTACGGCCGCGGTGAGCCCGCCGACGCCATCACCGTCGCGGACGAGCTGACCAAGCGCGGCGAGATGGGCCGCATCGGCGGCGCCGCCTACCTGCACACGCTCATCGCCGGCGTCCCGACCGCCGCCAATGCCGGCTTCTACGCGCGGATCGTGCGTGAGCGCGCCATCCTGCGCAAGCTCGTCGAGGCGGGCACCCGCATCGTGCAGCTCGGCTACGCGACCGACGGCGGCGACGTCGACGAGCTCGTCAACAACGCGCAGGCCGAGGTCTACGCCGTCACCGAGCGCCGCGCGTCCGAGGACTACCTGCCGCTGTCCGAGGTCATCGGCGGCACCGTCGACGAGATCGAGGCCGCCGGCCACCGCGGCGAGGGCATGGTCGGCGTGCCCACGGGGTTCTCCGACCTCGACCGGCTGACCAACGGGCTGCACCCGGGGCAGATGATCGTGCTGGCGGCGCGTCCGGCAATTGGCAAAAGTACCCTGGGAATCGACATTGTTCGTTCCTCGGCCATCAAGCACAACATGGCTGCCGTTGTCTTCTCCCTCGAGATGAGTCGCAACGAGATCACGATGCGTCTGCTGGCCGCCGAGGCACGCGTGCACCTGCAGAAGCTGCGCACCGGTGCGATGGGCGAGGACGACTGGGCGAAGATCGCCGCGACCATGGGTCGCATCAGCGAGGCCCCGCTGTTCATCGACGACTCCCCGAACATGTCGCTCATGGAGATCCGCGCCAAGTGCCGGCGCCTCAAGCAGCGCCACGACCTCAAGCTGGTCGTCATCGACTACCTGCAGCTCATGACGTCCGGCAAGCGCGTCGAGTCCCGCCAGCAGGAGGTCTCCGAGTTCTCCCGTGCCCTCAAGCTGCTCGCCAAGGAGATCGAGGTCCCCGTGATCGCGATCTCCCAGCTGAACCGTGGTCCCGAGCAGCGCACGGACAAGAAGCCGCAGATGAGCGACCTTCGTGAAAGTGGCAGCATCGAACAGGATGCTGACATGGTGATCCTCTTGCACCGCGAGGATGCTTACGAAAAGGAATCTCCTCGGGCGGGCGAGGCGGACTTGATCGTGGCGAAGCACCGTAACGGTCCGACGGACACGATCACCGTCGCGTTCCAGGGGCACTACTCGCGGTTCGTGGATATGCAGATGTAG
- a CDS encoding DinB family protein, producing MTRYIDEDLHGAEFRECDLTGARLIGVVMQDAVIDGLITNLVVNGVEVTEYVEAELDRRHPVRVLIRSEYPADLREASRQLHAGWAATIERIRRTPGIERRSVNDEWSAVETMRHLVFVHDSWFRRCCLGSTELFTPMGIGTTVEPYRGAHGLDLSLDPTLDEIVSVRDAQAAELEAWLDEVTAVQLASRAPVPDDDAWPPYARGRSVRQCLGTVLNETFEHHRFCVRDLDLIEAQDAQ from the coding sequence ATGACGCGGTATATCGACGAGGATCTGCACGGTGCGGAGTTCCGCGAGTGCGATCTGACCGGGGCACGCCTGATCGGCGTCGTCATGCAGGATGCCGTGATCGACGGGCTCATCACCAACCTCGTGGTGAACGGTGTCGAGGTCACCGAGTACGTCGAGGCAGAGCTCGACCGGCGTCATCCGGTGCGGGTGCTGATCCGCTCCGAGTACCCAGCGGATCTGCGCGAGGCATCGCGTCAGCTCCATGCCGGCTGGGCCGCCACGATCGAGCGAATCCGCCGTACGCCCGGCATCGAGCGCCGCAGCGTGAACGACGAGTGGTCGGCGGTGGAGACGATGCGCCACCTGGTCTTCGTCCACGACTCGTGGTTCCGCCGCTGCTGCCTGGGCTCGACGGAGCTGTTCACGCCGATGGGCATCGGGACGACAGTCGAGCCCTACCGTGGAGCGCACGGGCTTGACCTCTCGCTCGATCCGACCCTCGACGAGATCGTGAGCGTGCGTGACGCACAGGCAGCCGAGCTCGAGGCCTGGCTCGACGAGGTCACCGCTGTGCAGCTCGCATCGCGAGCGCCGGTGCCCGACGACGATGCCTGGCCGCCGTATGCCCGGGGCCGCTCGGTGCGGCAGTGCCTCGGCACGGTGCTCAACGAGACCTTCGAGCACCACCGCTTCTGCGTCCGCGACCTCGACCTGATCGAGGCACAGGACGCTCAGTAG
- a CDS encoding penicillin-binding protein has product MAASNRRAAPSRARRASRRPVASERRGFWNYPRREHTGLHRWLPSWRVVLGTFIGGIFLALGAGAAAFAFINPADPLAEVDYQTTTVYFAGTEPGTPGPEMGQFAEQRRELVEYSTLPEHIGFAVAAGEDKTFFTNRGVSLTGMARAFINNIQGKPTQGGSTLTQQYVERYYQSTTTDYWGKAKEAILAIKISQSESKEQIMGRYLNTIYFGRDSYGIQAAAQSYYDVNAADLTVSQAALLAAVIPSPNNWDPAINRDKAEQRWGIILDRMVEMGWLTSEERAAQVFPDPVQYLESETYRGPNGYLLKMVEKELYATNLWADGELKTEGLKIITTIDPALQEMAFQSAEGLRSGALSDGVLPHERLRVSISTVDPATGGIVALYGGSDYLTDSRSTATYDRVPAASTFKPFTLVAALQQGISLSTKYNGNSPKSFPEWDNGKPVPNFGDENFGNIDLVEATAQSVNTVYAQLNLEVTPENTTKAAEAAGITTPLEANVANVLGTDFVHPLDMAGAYATFAAQGVRRTPHIVQQVTNSDGVVAWQPDTTGETVFPADVMADATYAMTQVVERGSGKAQVSRLKRPIAGKTGSETLNKGAWFVGYVPQLATAVSLSQLADDGKGLDTIEPWGGVRSVNGSTYPAMLWADYMGKVFADPRYQEVQKFPARANVGGKPTPTATAQAPTEEPTVEEPAAPADVQVPSGLVGRTEADAAGSLQAAGLAARVVSERSTTVPVGRVIRVEPGEGSTVASGGTVTIVVSTGAPQPTPTPPPPTVAPPPVPTPTPTPAPEGGGAAVPPPPGN; this is encoded by the coding sequence TTGGCAGCCAGCAACCGCCGCGCAGCGCCGTCGCGCGCCCGGCGCGCGTCGCGTCGACCCGTCGCCTCCGAGCGCCGCGGGTTCTGGAACTACCCGCGGCGCGAGCACACCGGCCTGCACCGGTGGCTCCCGTCGTGGCGGGTGGTGCTCGGGACGTTCATCGGCGGGATCTTCCTCGCGCTGGGGGCCGGAGCCGCCGCGTTCGCGTTCATCAACCCGGCCGACCCGCTCGCCGAGGTCGACTACCAGACGACCACCGTGTACTTCGCCGGGACCGAGCCCGGTACACCCGGTCCGGAGATGGGCCAGTTCGCCGAGCAGCGGCGCGAGCTCGTCGAGTACAGCACGCTGCCGGAGCACATCGGCTTCGCGGTGGCCGCCGGCGAGGACAAGACGTTCTTCACCAACCGTGGCGTGTCGCTCACCGGCATGGCCCGTGCCTTCATCAACAACATCCAGGGCAAGCCGACGCAGGGCGGGTCGACGCTGACCCAGCAGTACGTCGAGCGGTACTACCAGAGCACCACGACCGACTACTGGGGCAAGGCGAAGGAAGCGATCCTCGCGATCAAGATCTCCCAGAGCGAGTCCAAGGAACAGATCATGGGGCGCTACCTCAACACGATCTACTTCGGGCGCGACTCGTACGGGATCCAGGCCGCGGCGCAGTCCTACTACGACGTCAACGCCGCCGACCTCACCGTGTCCCAGGCCGCGCTGCTCGCGGCCGTCATCCCGTCCCCGAACAACTGGGACCCCGCGATCAACCGCGACAAGGCGGAGCAGCGCTGGGGGATCATCCTCGACCGCATGGTCGAGATGGGCTGGCTCACGAGCGAGGAGCGTGCCGCGCAGGTCTTCCCCGACCCGGTGCAGTACCTGGAGTCGGAGACGTACCGGGGTCCCAACGGCTACCTCCTGAAGATGGTCGAGAAGGAGCTCTACGCCACCAACCTCTGGGCCGACGGCGAGCTCAAGACCGAGGGCCTCAAGATCATCACGACGATCGACCCCGCCCTGCAGGAGATGGCCTTCCAGTCCGCCGAGGGCCTGCGATCGGGCGCCCTGTCCGACGGGGTGCTGCCCCACGAGCGGCTGCGCGTGTCGATCTCGACGGTCGACCCGGCTACGGGCGGCATCGTCGCGCTGTACGGCGGGTCCGACTACCTCACGGACTCGAGGAGCACGGCGACGTACGACCGGGTCCCGGCGGCGTCGACGTTCAAGCCGTTCACCCTGGTGGCGGCGCTGCAGCAGGGCATCAGCCTGTCGACGAAGTACAACGGCAACTCCCCGAAGAGCTTCCCCGAGTGGGACAACGGGAAGCCTGTGCCCAACTTCGGCGACGAGAACTTCGGCAACATCGACCTGGTCGAGGCCACCGCGCAGTCCGTCAACACCGTGTACGCCCAGCTCAACCTCGAGGTCACGCCGGAGAACACGACGAAGGCCGCCGAGGCCGCGGGCATCACCACGCCGCTGGAGGCCAACGTCGCCAACGTGCTCGGCACCGACTTCGTCCACCCGCTGGACATGGCGGGCGCGTACGCGACGTTCGCGGCCCAGGGCGTCAGGCGCACGCCGCACATCGTGCAGCAGGTCACCAACAGCGACGGGGTCGTCGCCTGGCAGCCGGACACGACGGGCGAGACCGTCTTCCCGGCGGACGTGATGGCGGACGCGACGTACGCGATGACGCAGGTCGTGGAGCGGGGGTCCGGCAAGGCCCAGGTCAGCAGGCTCAAGCGACCGATCGCCGGCAAGACGGGTTCGGAGACCCTCAACAAGGGTGCGTGGTTCGTGGGGTACGTCCCGCAGCTCGCCACGGCCGTCTCGCTGTCCCAGCTCGCCGACGACGGGAAGGGCCTGGACACGATCGAACCGTGGGGCGGCGTCAGGTCCGTCAACGGCAGCACGTACCCGGCCATGCTGTGGGCCGACTACATGGGCAAGGTCTTCGCCGACCCGCGCTACCAGGAGGTCCAGAAGTTCCCGGCACGCGCCAACGTCGGCGGCAAGCCGACGCCGACCGCCACGGCGCAGGCGCCGACCGAGGAGCCGACCGTCGAGGAGCCGGCAGCGCCCGCCGACGTCCAGGTGCCGTCCGGGCTGGTCGGGCGGACCGAGGCGGACGCGGCCGGCAGCCTGCAGGCCGCCGGGCTCGCGGCACGCGTCGTCAGCGAGCGCTCGACCACGGTGCCGGTGGGACGCGTCATCCGGGTCGAACCCGGCGAGGGCTCGACCGTGGCCTCCGGGGGCACCGTCACGATCGTCGTGTCGACCGGTGCTCCGCAGCCCACCCCGACGCCGCCGCCGCCGACCGTCGCCCCGCCCCCGGTTCCGACACCCACCCCGACGCCGGCCCCCGAGGGCGGGGGCGCCGCGGTGCCCCCACCACCGGGGAACTGA
- a CDS encoding MATE family efflux transporter, with product MLVLAVPALGALVAEPLFVLVDSAMVGHLGTDSLAGLALASTVLVTVVGLCVFLAYATTAAVARRVGAGDLRAALQTGVDGMWLGLGLGIALAAATWAAAPWLVAVLGADGTVATQAVTYLRWSVPGLPGMLLVLAATGALRGLQDTRTPLVVAASGAVTNAVLNAVLIYGLGLGIAGSGLGTALAQLGMAAWLVVVVVRGARAAGARLNPAAGGIWANARAGLPLLVRTATLRLAILLTVWTATGLGPAALAGHQVVNAVWGLTAFALDALAIAAQALVGQALGARDVERARAVLRRTLQWGLGAGAVLGVLVGALAPLYVRVFSPDADVQHAAVLGLVVAAVALPMAGWVFVLDGVLIGAGDGPFLAWAGVVTLVAYVPAALAVHAWAPPGAVGIVWLWVAFAVVFMAARALTTGLRARGTAWMVLGA from the coding sequence ATCCTCGTCCTGGCCGTCCCCGCGCTGGGCGCCCTGGTCGCCGAGCCCCTGTTCGTGCTCGTCGACTCCGCGATGGTCGGTCACCTCGGCACCGACTCGCTCGCTGGCCTCGCGCTCGCCTCGACGGTCCTCGTCACCGTCGTGGGCCTGTGCGTCTTCCTCGCCTACGCGACGACCGCGGCCGTGGCGCGGCGCGTCGGCGCGGGCGACCTGCGCGCCGCCCTGCAGACCGGCGTCGACGGCATGTGGCTCGGCCTGGGCCTGGGCATCGCCCTCGCCGCCGCCACGTGGGCGGCCGCACCGTGGCTCGTCGCGGTGCTCGGCGCCGACGGCACCGTCGCCACGCAGGCCGTGACGTACCTGCGCTGGTCGGTGCCCGGCCTGCCCGGCATGCTCCTCGTCCTGGCCGCCACGGGCGCGCTGCGCGGCCTGCAGGACACCCGCACACCGCTCGTCGTCGCCGCGTCCGGCGCCGTCACCAACGCGGTCCTCAACGCCGTGCTCATCTACGGCCTGGGCCTCGGCATCGCCGGCTCCGGGCTCGGGACGGCCCTCGCACAGCTCGGCATGGCCGCGTGGCTCGTCGTCGTGGTCGTCCGCGGCGCCCGTGCGGCCGGCGCCCGCCTGAACCCCGCGGCAGGCGGCATCTGGGCCAACGCCCGCGCGGGCCTCCCCCTGCTGGTCCGCACGGCGACGCTGCGGCTCGCCATCCTCCTGACCGTGTGGACCGCGACCGGCCTGGGCCCCGCCGCGCTCGCCGGGCACCAGGTGGTCAACGCCGTCTGGGGCCTGACCGCGTTCGCGCTCGACGCCCTGGCGATCGCCGCGCAGGCGCTCGTCGGGCAGGCGCTCGGTGCGCGCGACGTGGAGCGCGCGCGGGCCGTGCTGCGCCGCACGCTGCAGTGGGGCCTGGGTGCGGGGGCCGTCCTGGGCGTCCTCGTGGGTGCTCTCGCGCCCCTCTACGTGCGGGTCTTCTCCCCCGACGCCGACGTGCAGCACGCGGCCGTCCTCGGCCTCGTCGTCGCCGCCGTGGCGCTTCCCATGGCGGGCTGGGTGTTCGTCCTCGACGGCGTGCTCATCGGTGCCGGCGACGGCCCGTTCCTCGCGTGGGCGGGCGTCGTCACTCTCGTCGCCTACGTGCCCGCGGCCCTCGCCGTGCACGCGTGGGCGCCGCCGGGCGCCGTGGGGATCGTCTGGCTGTGGGTCGCGTTCGCCGTCGTCTTCATGGCGGCCCGCGCGCTGACGACGGGCCTGCGCGCCCGCGGTACCGCCTGGATGGTCCTCGGCGCCTGA